The following coding sequences lie in one Enterococcus sp. 9E7_DIV0242 genomic window:
- a CDS encoding Mbeg1-like protein yields MAQPTEEELLILNSIIYTDSFAENGQGQTVYSWANQFDVNSIDNTKKPAEISKAEFATILQTIKNNPTIYENMLINDVENSQYANESGSQRITQATISYGEDLILVYKGTAGDMEWRDNGEGGYYNIADTKQQQLALEYFDKTTAAHGNGKIYVSGHSKGGNKAQYIGVLRGEQVEHTYSFDGQGFNQAFLLKYKELIEKNSGKITSISNELDFVNILLFPIAGNRRYIDSSTSWGVSDGSSFSLSKKEAEKLQKMVASGTDNGRILLTLLKMYGSSMLTHKVGAWHSPYSMFTVGKHGMLSLNAEVEQSELMSEVQNLFAHYVKYMRKEDWRYLCYTLMSAMQSGSLAYGDDYSEMPKGFIERLSALTKGYLQKQRGMNGQDIFRLVNSLFGNSILGNSIGVMLGVGYEAVPSEGYTDTIRDFTQATKDQLLALVEEVEDEPWWDVTKWDVFYRVDKYLLGGIDFPKNSSDLMGYYRKVIDLQGTSASEIHRIFDDVYNAESIFASKIMQRKEEAEELFQRLTEIAEGFR; encoded by the coding sequence ATGGCTCAACCAACAGAAGAAGAATTACTGATTTTAAACTCAATTATCTACACAGACAGCTTTGCTGAAAACGGACAGGGACAAACAGTTTATTCATGGGCCAATCAATTTGATGTTAACAGCATTGACAATACAAAAAAGCCAGCAGAAATTTCTAAAGCTGAATTTGCAACGATTCTTCAAACGATCAAAAATAATCCGACAATCTATGAAAATATGTTAATTAATGACGTGGAGAATTCTCAATACGCGAACGAAAGCGGCTCTCAGAGAATTACCCAAGCAACCATTTCTTATGGAGAAGATTTGATTCTTGTATACAAAGGAACCGCTGGAGATATGGAATGGCGAGATAATGGTGAAGGTGGGTATTACAATATTGCAGATACCAAACAGCAGCAATTGGCTTTAGAATATTTTGATAAAACGACTGCAGCACATGGGAATGGAAAAATCTATGTCAGCGGCCATTCTAAAGGTGGAAACAAAGCACAATACATTGGTGTTCTTAGAGGAGAGCAGGTTGAACATACCTATTCTTTTGATGGTCAAGGCTTCAATCAAGCCTTCCTGTTGAAATACAAAGAATTGATTGAAAAGAATAGTGGGAAAATTACATCTATCAGCAATGAATTGGATTTTGTAAATATTCTACTATTCCCAATTGCAGGTAACAGAAGGTATATTGATTCTTCGACTAGCTGGGGAGTCAGTGATGGCAGCTCATTTTCTCTGAGTAAAAAGGAGGCTGAAAAGCTTCAGAAAATGGTAGCAAGCGGTACAGATAATGGCAGGATTCTACTCACACTTCTTAAAATGTATGGTTCAAGTATGCTCACACATAAAGTTGGTGCTTGGCATTCTCCTTATTCGATGTTCACTGTTGGGAAACATGGGATGCTTTCCTTGAATGCAGAAGTTGAACAAAGTGAATTGATGTCTGAGGTTCAAAACTTGTTTGCTCACTATGTGAAATACATGAGAAAAGAAGATTGGCGCTATCTTTGTTATACATTGATGTCGGCTATGCAATCTGGTAGCCTAGCCTATGGTGATGACTACTCTGAGATGCCGAAAGGTTTTATTGAGCGGCTGTCGGCTTTGACAAAGGGTTATTTACAAAAGCAGAGAGGAATGAATGGTCAGGATATTTTTCGGCTCGTCAATTCTCTCTTTGGTAATAGTATTCTAGGAAATAGTATCGGTGTGATGCTAGGTGTTGGCTATGAAGCAGTTCCTAGCGAAGGATATACAGATACAATCCGTGATTTTACTCAAGCAACCAAAGACCAGCTTCTTGCTCTGGTTGAAGAAGTTGAGGATGAACCTTGGTGGGATGTCACGAAATGGGATGTTTTTTATCGAGTAGACAAGTATTTGCTAGGTGGCATTGACTTTCCGAAAAATAGCTCGGATTTGATGGGCTATTATCGAAAAGTGATTGATCTGCAAGGGACAAGTGCATCTGAGATTCACCGTATTTTTGATGATGTTTATAATGCTGAATCCATCTTTGCATCAAAGATAATGCAAAGAAAGGAAGAGGCAGAAGAGCTGTTTCAGCGTTTAACAGAAATCGCTGAAGGTTTTAGATAG